Proteins from a genomic interval of Yoonia sp. GPGPB17:
- the rpmI gene encoding 50S ribosomal protein L35, giving the protein MPKMKTKSSCKKRFKTTASGRVVAAQAGKRHGMIKRNNKFLRNARGTTTLCKADEGIIKPMMPYAR; this is encoded by the coding sequence ATGCCGAAGATGAAGACAAAATCGAGCTGCAAAAAGCGGTTCAAAACGACGGCTTCAGGCCGCGTCGTGGCGGCCCAGGCGGGCAAGCGCCACGGTATGATCAAACGCAACAACAAATTCCTCCGCAACGCCCGTGGCACAACCACGCTTTGCAAAGCTGACGAAGGTATCATCAAACCGATGATGCCTTACGCACGTTAA
- a CDS encoding DUF1244 domain-containing protein translates to MDDQTRIELEAAAFRRLRKHLMEDRTDVQNIDMMNLAGFCRNCLSRWYQEAANARGIEMTKDEGREAFYGMTMAEWKANYQTEASDAAKEAFKDSHG, encoded by the coding sequence ATGGATGATCAAACCCGTATTGAACTGGAAGCCGCCGCCTTTCGCCGCCTGCGCAAGCACCTGATGGAAGACCGCACAGATGTGCAGAACATCGACATGATGAACCTTGCAGGGTTCTGCCGGAACTGCCTGTCACGCTGGTATCAGGAAGCCGCCAACGCGCGGGGGATCGAGATGACCAAAGATGAAGGGCGCGAGGCGTTCTACGGGATGACGATGGCCGAGTGGAAAGCGAACTACCAGACCGAAGCCAGCGATGCGGCCAAGGAAGCCTTCAAGGACAGCCACGGATAG
- a CDS encoding tellurite resistance TerB family protein yields MLERLTAFFGNPAGYHTPLPEADASHAMGALLVRAAKADDAYLFEEIARIDHILAKRHGLNPVEAAKMRAECELLEKEIPRTKEIATILSHAIGTEEKEATLIALWEVVFADGIRREQEDRLLHRIEDLLGIAPERAKELQAQAEG; encoded by the coding sequence ATGCTCGAACGCCTGACCGCCTTTTTCGGCAACCCAGCCGGATACCACACGCCCCTGCCCGAGGCCGACGCAAGCCATGCGATGGGCGCCTTGTTGGTGCGGGCGGCGAAGGCGGATGATGCCTATCTGTTCGAAGAGATCGCCCGCATCGACCACATCCTCGCCAAACGCCACGGCCTCAACCCCGTTGAGGCCGCCAAAATGCGCGCCGAATGCGAGCTCCTAGAAAAGGAAATCCCCCGCACCAAAGAGATCGCCACGATTCTCAGCCATGCAATCGGCACCGAGGAGAAAGAGGCAACGCTGATAGCCCTGTGGGAGGTGGTCTTTGCCGATGGGATCAGGCGCGAACAAGAGGACAGACTCCTGCACCGGATTGAGGACCTTCTGGGAATTGCCCCTGAGCGGGCGAAAGAGTTGCAGGCGCAGGCTGAGGGTTAG
- a CDS encoding N-formylglutamate amidohydrolase: MTNEPFEIIGADRPGRWLVACDHAMNMIPDWVHGGDLGLPAADMDRHIAYDIGAAGVTRQLATLLDSPAILSRFSRLVCDPNRGEDDPTIMMRLYDGTIVPGNRNADDVEKEERLKRLYRPYHAAYADLASKMGSPIICAVHSFTPRLNGRHPRPWEIGVLHAEDDRIATPFIAACRAQGWCTGDNEPYAGHLPGDAVDRHALQHGRPNVLIELRQDLIADEAGQTLWANRLAPILSDVLAQSGL, from the coding sequence ATGACGAACGAACCATTTGAAATCATAGGGGCAGATCGCCCCGGACGATGGCTTGTGGCCTGTGACCACGCCATGAACATGATCCCTGATTGGGTGCACGGGGGCGACCTGGGCCTGCCCGCTGCCGATATGGACCGTCACATCGCCTATGACATCGGTGCGGCAGGGGTGACACGGCAGCTGGCGACCTTACTCGATAGCCCCGCAATTCTGTCGCGGTTTTCGCGTTTGGTCTGCGACCCGAACCGGGGCGAGGACGATCCGACGATCATGATGCGCCTTTATGACGGCACGATTGTCCCCGGCAACAGGAATGCCGATGATGTGGAAAAGGAAGAGCGGCTAAAACGGCTCTATCGACCGTACCACGCCGCCTATGCCGATCTCGCCAGCAAGATGGGCAGCCCGATTATCTGCGCAGTTCACAGTTTTACGCCACGCCTGAACGGCCGACACCCCCGACCGTGGGAAATCGGTGTACTGCATGCGGAGGATGATCGCATTGCCACCCCATTCATCGCAGCCTGCCGGGCGCAGGGCTGGTGCACAGGCGACAACGAGCCATACGCAGGCCACCTGCCCGGCGACGCAGTTGACCGCCATGCTTTGCAACATGGCCGCCCCAATGTACTGATTGAGCTACGCCAGGACCTGATTGCGGATGAAGCGGGTCAAACCCTTTGGGCAAACAGATTGGCCCCTATATTATCAGATGTACTGGCCCAGTCGGGCCTTTGA
- a CDS encoding alpha/beta hydrolase encodes MYRQAQMATDAQMRGPQVTFAWPSDETVPAYVHDRDSVLHARQSFSDLLDVILDNWRGQIFVVAHSLGAFLVMETLVQRSLRGRDASVDLDGLALLQPDIALDVFSEQIRMIGKTPQVSHVVASVADPALRVSARVSQAAERVGSYTDESYYTDLGLRLIDVSSIQDARTPHLVAFSSPTFLSFLRQISNQTST; translated from the coding sequence GTGTACCGGCAAGCCCAGATGGCAACGGATGCACAGATGCGCGGACCCCAGGTTACCTTTGCCTGGCCTTCAGATGAAACCGTCCCCGCATACGTCCATGACCGCGATAGCGTATTGCACGCGCGCCAGTCTTTTTCGGACCTGCTTGATGTGATTTTGGACAATTGGCGTGGACAGATTTTTGTGGTTGCCCATTCGCTTGGCGCGTTTCTGGTGATGGAGACACTGGTGCAGCGCAGTCTACGAGGACGTGACGCAAGTGTTGATCTGGATGGGCTGGCGCTGCTGCAGCCTGACATCGCGCTGGACGTCTTTTCAGAACAGATACGCATGATCGGGAAGACACCGCAGGTTAGTCACGTTGTTGCATCGGTCGCGGATCCAGCATTGCGCGTATCAGCGCGCGTGTCGCAAGCGGCTGAACGTGTCGGTTCATACACCGATGAAAGCTACTACACTGATCTGGGCCTGCGGCTGATTGATGTCTCAAGCATCCAAGATGCACGGACACCGCATTTGGTGGCGTTTAGTTCGCCGACCTTTTTGAGCTTTCTCAGACAGATCTCGAACCAAACGAGTACGTAA
- a CDS encoding dicarboxylate/amino acid:cation symporter: protein MTRITHDEIKDLPGTRSGLRDIRLLIRTHLWMQILVALGLGVGLGLLLSPQTDTVLTVPSHRVDDLGAWLKLPGGIFLNMIQMIVIPLIVSSIALGLVSAGDPAFLRRVASRIVPYFVATSTIAVLIGAAIATLIEPGNYVSLPQTAIPVASAGAAESSFNIAQRIPELIPTSMTEASLSRDMLQIVLIAVFLGVAMISIPAASVQPALDLLHAVQAVALKIVSWAMLLAPLAVFGLIGEFVMRVGLDALIGMSAYIGAVILGLVILLLVYLCIVGVLGRRNPIWFSHAILDAQLLAFATSSSAATMPVSMRIATDRLSVSPALSRFIIPLGATVNMDGTALYQVVATLFMAQIYGVSLDPASFVLIVLTVVGASIGSPSTPGVGIVILSGILASIGIPAEGVAILLGVDRLLDMCRTAVNVSGDLTACIVMQRWIGDDVQQISAAVPSATK from the coding sequence ATGACGAGAATCACACACGATGAGATAAAAGATTTGCCCGGCACGCGATCAGGTCTGCGCGACATCCGGTTACTGATCAGAACGCATCTATGGATGCAGATCCTTGTGGCACTGGGTCTTGGTGTCGGCCTTGGATTGCTGCTGTCACCCCAAACCGACACGGTCCTGACCGTACCGTCCCACAGGGTGGATGATCTTGGCGCGTGGTTGAAGCTGCCGGGCGGTATCTTTCTGAACATGATCCAGATGATTGTGATTCCGCTGATCGTGTCTTCAATCGCGCTTGGTCTTGTTTCGGCAGGCGACCCAGCATTCTTGCGCAGGGTCGCATCGCGGATCGTCCCATATTTTGTTGCCACCAGCACGATCGCGGTTCTCATCGGCGCTGCAATCGCCACGTTAATCGAGCCAGGCAACTATGTGTCGCTTCCGCAAACAGCTATACCGGTAGCATCAGCCGGTGCCGCCGAAAGTAGCTTCAACATCGCGCAGCGTATACCTGAACTGATCCCAACCAGTATGACCGAGGCATCGCTTTCGCGGGATATGTTGCAGATCGTACTGATCGCCGTGTTTCTGGGCGTTGCGATGATTTCGATCCCCGCCGCCAGCGTACAGCCAGCGCTGGATCTGCTGCACGCTGTTCAGGCTGTTGCCTTGAAAATCGTATCTTGGGCGATGTTGCTGGCACCTTTGGCGGTCTTTGGCCTGATCGGTGAATTCGTCATGCGGGTCGGTTTGGATGCCCTGATCGGAATGTCTGCCTATATTGGTGCTGTGATCCTTGGTCTGGTGATCCTGCTTTTGGTTTATCTGTGCATCGTTGGCGTTTTGGGTCGCCGGAACCCGATCTGGTTTTCCCACGCGATCCTTGATGCGCAATTGCTCGCGTTTGCGACCTCAAGTTCGGCGGCAACAATGCCTGTTTCCATGCGCATCGCCACTGACCGGCTGTCGGTATCGCCCGCACTGTCCCGGTTCATCATCCCTTTGGGCGCAACAGTGAATATGGATGGAACCGCACTTTATCAGGTGGTGGCGACACTTTTCATGGCGCAGATTTACGGGGTATCTCTTGATCCGGCATCATTTGTATTGATCGTTCTTACGGTGGTCGGCGCCTCAATCGGAAGCCCAAGCACACCCGGCGTCGGTATCGTGATCCTTTCGGGTATCCTGGCCTCAATTGGTATCCCGGCAGAGGGCGTTGCGATCCTGCTTGGGGTGGACCGCCTGCTTGATATGTGCCGAACGGCGGTGAATGTATCGGGTGACCTGACCGCCTGCATCGTCATGCAAAGATGGATTGGTGACGACGTACAACAGATATCGGCGGCCGTTCCTTCGGCCACGAAATGA
- the rplT gene encoding 50S ribosomal protein L20 — MRVKGGTVTHRRHKKVLDQAKGYYDRRSKTFKVAAQAVDKANQYATRDRHNRKRNFRALWIQRINAGVRAVDETLNYSKFINGLTLAGIEVDRKVLADLAVNEPEAFAAVVGKAKDALAA; from the coding sequence ATGCGCGTTAAAGGTGGAACCGTCACGCACCGTCGTCACAAGAAAGTTCTGGATCAGGCCAAGGGTTACTATGACCGCCGTTCCAAGACCTTCAAGGTCGCAGCACAGGCCGTCGACAAAGCCAACCAATATGCAACCCGCGATCGTCACAACCGCAAGCGCAACTTCCGCGCTTTGTGGATTCAGCGGATCAACGCAGGTGTGCGTGCGGTGGATGAGACACTGAATTATTCCAAGTTCATCAACGGTCTGACACTGGCTGGTATCGAAGTGGACCGTAAGGTTTTGGCCGATCTCGCGGTCAACGAGCCAGAGGCATTTGCTGCCGTTGTTGGCAAAGCCAAGGACGCTTTGGCGGCCTAA
- a CDS encoding 2-hydroxychromene-2-carboxylate isomerase gives MPTITYVYSAHSAFAYLGSARLMALCGQYNATLIHKPILLSPVVEAQGSQPFHARTQAHVDYFFGREIERWAEYRHVPVINYRPTYHDADYSLASGMIIALGENGAAADAMAHRILEAHWRDDADLSNPVTLVVSIAEGLGHDAQTLIARGASNDCQDQLRANSDWARGQDVFGSPTYIVDGDAFYGQDRLEMVERALERPFAAPDWQNPPVDR, from the coding sequence ATGCCCACCATCACCTACGTCTACTCCGCCCATTCCGCCTTTGCTTACCTCGGCTCTGCCCGCCTGATGGCTCTGTGTGGGCAGTATAACGCCACACTGATCCACAAACCCATCCTGCTGTCGCCGGTGGTCGAGGCCCAAGGCAGCCAACCCTTTCATGCCCGCACCCAAGCTCATGTCGATTACTTCTTTGGGCGCGAAATTGAACGTTGGGCCGAGTATCGCCATGTGCCAGTGATCAACTATCGGCCCACCTATCACGATGCGGATTACAGCCTTGCCTCTGGCATGATCATCGCGCTTGGGGAAAACGGGGCCGCAGCGGATGCGATGGCCCACAGGATACTGGAGGCGCATTGGCGAGACGATGCAGACCTGTCGAACCCAGTGACGCTGGTAGTAAGCATTGCGGAAGGGTTAGGGCATGACGCGCAGACCCTGATCGCGCGAGGGGCGTCGAACGATTGTCAGGATCAGCTGCGCGCGAACTCTGATTGGGCGCGCGGGCAGGATGTTTTTGGTTCGCCCACTTACATTGTTGATGGCGATGCGTTTTATGGACAGGATCGCCTAGAGATGGTCGAACGGGCGTTAGAGAGACCATTTGCCGCGCCCGATTGGCAAAATCCGCCGGTGGATCGCTGA
- a CDS encoding aminoglycoside 6-adenylyltransferase, producing the protein MTHNETIRTITEATRNAPGVKALFLSGSYGNGMADAYSDIDFVIVTEDGATDSIAALWKEAVGKTGNIVLWWDRTTVPVLINAITADWTRTDLIILKPEQMRAHAQDTLKPLFDHDGIYSTLPQTTLPPIPNPARFLYQVEEFIRVLGLLHLAAGREEYINGVLGVFHLRNKLVELLIAETNAPNRGGVLHLNRLITDEQKALMIGLPPALPDRDSMISTHLAYAAAYLPRARQRAKVLGIDWPEQFEAATWQKLKETIGVERPYDIS; encoded by the coding sequence ATGACCCACAATGAGACCATCCGGACAATCACAGAAGCCACGCGTAACGCGCCAGGTGTCAAGGCGCTGTTTCTGAGCGGCAGCTACGGCAATGGGATGGCAGACGCCTATAGTGATATTGACTTTGTCATAGTCACCGAGGACGGCGCGACCGATTCCATTGCCGCGTTGTGGAAAGAGGCGGTCGGCAAAACTGGCAACATCGTTCTGTGGTGGGATCGTACGACGGTGCCGGTTTTGATCAATGCCATTACGGCAGATTGGACTCGCACCGATCTGATCATCCTGAAACCGGAACAGATGCGGGCCCATGCGCAAGACACGCTGAAGCCGTTGTTTGATCATGATGGGATTTACAGCACGTTGCCTCAGACGACGCTGCCGCCTATCCCGAACCCCGCAAGGTTCCTTTATCAAGTGGAAGAGTTCATTCGGGTTCTTGGTTTGCTGCATTTGGCAGCCGGGCGCGAAGAATACATCAACGGCGTGCTAGGTGTGTTCCACCTGCGCAACAAGCTGGTAGAGTTATTGATCGCGGAGACAAACGCCCCGAACCGGGGCGGTGTGTTGCATCTCAACCGGTTGATCACTGATGAACAGAAAGCCCTGATGATCGGGTTACCACCCGCCCTGCCGGACCGGGACAGTATGATCTCGACACATCTGGCCTACGCTGCCGCCTATCTGCCCCGCGCCCGTCAACGTGCAAAGGTCCTGGGGATTGATTGGCCGGAACAGTTTGAAGCGGCAACCTGGCAAAAACTGAAGGAGACAATCGGCGTCGAACGGCCATATGATATCAGTTAG